The Pseudomonas sp. B21-023 genomic interval AAGAGCTGTTCAAGAAACTGGCTACCGCGCAAAAGCCGCGGGCCATGTTCATCACCTGCGCAGACTCGCGCATCGTCCCCGAACTGATCACCCAGAGCTCGCCCGGCGACCTGTTCGTGACCCGTAACGTCGGCAACGTGGTGCCGCCCTACGGCCAGATGAACGGCGGTGTATCGAGTGCTATCGAGTACGCCGTGCTGGCGCTGGGCGTGCACCACATCATCATCTGCGGTCACTCCGACTGCGGCGCGATGCGAGCGGTGCTCAACCCGCAGTCGCTGGCGAAGATGCCGACCGTTTCCGCCTGGCTGCGCCATGCCGAGGTAGCGCGGACCGTGATCGAGGACAACTGCTCCTGCGGCAGCGAGCACGAAAGCATGCAGCTGCTGACCAAGGAAAACGTCATCGCCCAGCTGCATCACCTGCGTACCCACCCCTCGGTCGCTTCGCGCCTGGCCGCCGGGCAGCTGCATATCCATGGCTGGATCTACGACATCGAAACCAGCCAGATCGAAGCTTACGATGCCGCCAGCGACCGCTTCCTGCCGCTGACCGCGGGCGATTCGATCCCTTCTGCCACACCGAGAGGCCGCTACTAAGCGACCCCAACACGCTGAACAAGCCTTGATTGCCGGCTGCACCCGATGGGTGCGGCGCGGCCTTCGCCTGCCTTGAATCTTCCTGAATGCCGTGCCGGCAGACCCGCTGGCGGCCCACGCCTGCGCGTCGTTCAGGCTTCCCCGTGCTAGCGGCCAGCGGAATGGCCGTGAATCTAGAAAGGAGCTACATGGTGAACATGACACAGATAAAGGCGGCCCTGCCGCGTGAGTTGCTGGCCTCGGTGGTGGTCTTCCTGGTGGCCCTGCCCTTGTGCATGGGTATTGCCATCGCCTCGGGCATGCCTCCGGCGAAGGGGCTGATCACCGGGATCATCGGCGGCATCGTCGTGGGTTTCCTCGCCGGCTCGCCGTTGCAGGTCAGCGGCCCGGCGGCGGGCCTGGCGGTGCTGGTGTTCGAACTGGTGCGCCAGCATGGCGTGGCCATGCTCGGGCCGATCCTGTTGCTGGCCGGCCTGCTGCAACTGCTGGCTGGGCGCTTGCGCCTGGGTTGCTGGTTCCGGGTCACCGCGCCGGCGGTGGTGTACGGCATGCTTGCCGGGATCGGCGTGCTGATCGTGCTGTCCCAGGTGCACGTGATGTTCGACACCGCGCCCCAGCCATCGGGTGTGGATAACCTGCTGGGTTTCCCGGCGACGCTGGCCTCGGCCTTGCCGCTGGAAAGTGCAGGCGCCGGTTGGCAGGCTGGTGCGCTGGGCTTGGGCACCATCGCCATCATGTGGGGTTGGGAGCGCTGGCGCCCGCAACGCCTGCGCTTCATTCCCGGTGCCTTGCTCGGTGTGGCGGCAATGACCGCTGTCAGCTTGTGGCTGGCACTGCCGGTCAACCGCGTGCAGGTACCTGCGAACTTGTCCGAGGCCATTGACTGGCTGCGTCCGGACGACCTGCTCAAACTGGCCGACCCGACCCTGCTGGTGGCGGCCTTTGCCCTGGCCTTCATCGCCAGCGCCGAGACCTTGTTGTCCGCGGCGGCAGTCGATCGCATGCACAGTGGCCAGCGCTCGGATTTCGACCGTGAGCTGTCGGCGCAGGGTATCGGCAACATGCTCTGCGGCGTGTTTGGCGCGTTGCCGATGACCGGGGTGATCGTGCGCAGCTCGGCCAACGTCCAGGCTGGTGCGCAGACCCGCGCCTCGGCGATCCTGCATGGCCTTTGGCTGCTCGCGTTCGTCGTGGTACTGAGCAGTGTGCTGCAACAGATTCCGGTGGCCAGCCTGGCCGGCGTGCTGGTCTATACCGGGGTGAAACTGGTGGATTTCAAGGCGTTTCGAAACCTGGGCCGCTATGGGCGGATGCCGATGTTCACCTATGCGGCCACTGCCTTGGCAATCATCTTCACTGACCTGTTGACCGGCGTGCTGCTGGGCTTTGCCCTGACCCTGCTGAAACTGGCGCTGAAGGCGGCCCGGCTGAAGATCAACCTGGTGGCGCTGGCCAAGCCGGGGCACATGGAACTGCGCCTGAGCGGCGCGGCGACCTTCCTCAAGGTGCCGGCGCTGACCCAGGTGCTTGATACCGTGCCACAGGGCACCACGCTGCATGTGCCGTTGGGCAACCTGAGCTATATCGACCATTCCTGCCTGGAACTGCTGGAGGACTGGGGACGCAGCGGCGCGGCCAAGGGCTCGCGGCTGGTGTTGGAGCAGCGGCGTCTGAAGCGGCGGGTCGAGGGAAGGTTGCGGACCACGGCAGGGGTTGGCGTCTAAGAGGGCCGCCTAGCGGCCCATCGCCGGCAAGCCGGCTCCCACAATGACGGCGCCGGTATCAAACCCTGCGTTGTACTTGTGGGAGCCGGCTTGCCGGCGATGAGGCCAGTCGAAACACTCTAGATTCAAGCTCAGGCCGACTGGCTCAACTCCACGCCCAGCTGGCGCGACAGGCACGGCCAGCGTTTCCAGGCCTCTCCGGTTTCCGGGTTCGACAGCTTGTCGCGATAGCGCTCCACTGACTCCACGGCAAAGCTTTCGTCATCGAGCATCTCGTCCACCGAGTGATGCACCACCTCATCCAGCTGGTTGGCGAAGGACTCGCCGATCAGTTGGTGGGCGATCAGGTTGGCGACCGTGGTATCCACCGGGATCAGCGGCTGCTGGAAGTGGCGGATATACAGGTCGTTGACCTCCTCGACCAGGCGGTGCGCCAGATAGGCCTCGTCCAGCAGGCAATCGAGCCCGACCTGCCCCGCCATCACTGTCGGCGGCTGCAGGAAATAGGCCTCGGCAATCTTCAGCACCGGCTTGATCTGCGACTCGATGCCGGCCTCGAGGGCCACGGTGTGTGCGGCTTCGAGCAGTTCTGGAACCTCGTTGATGTAGGCGCCGACGAAGCGGGCCAAAGTACCCTGGGCGTCCTGCTGGGGTAGGTGTATCGAAGGGTGCAGGTGCGGCAGTTGCTTCTCGAGACGTTTTTTCAGTTGGCCTGTGCGGCTCTCATGTTGATGGGCGTTTTCGATCTGCTCGCGTACAGCAGCGATGTTCATGACAACTCCAGGGACAAGGCGTTACAAACGGAAGACACTAAGTTAGCTTGCTTGCGAGAATCGCTAAGACGCATTTGTTATATCGCTTAGGCGCGTGTAGGAAATTGGCTATATCAATGTGC includes:
- a CDS encoding carbonic anhydrase, whose product is MPVKDPSKAVPAAPAESADAAMKHIVDGFLRFHTEVFPEQQELFKKLATAQKPRAMFITCADSRIVPELITQSSPGDLFVTRNVGNVVPPYGQMNGGVSSAIEYAVLALGVHHIIICGHSDCGAMRAVLNPQSLAKMPTVSAWLRHAEVARTVIEDNCSCGSEHESMQLLTKENVIAQLHHLRTHPSVASRLAAGQLHIHGWIYDIETSQIEAYDAASDRFLPLTAGDSIPSATPRGRY
- a CDS encoding SulP family inorganic anion transporter translates to MVNMTQIKAALPRELLASVVVFLVALPLCMGIAIASGMPPAKGLITGIIGGIVVGFLAGSPLQVSGPAAGLAVLVFELVRQHGVAMLGPILLLAGLLQLLAGRLRLGCWFRVTAPAVVYGMLAGIGVLIVLSQVHVMFDTAPQPSGVDNLLGFPATLASALPLESAGAGWQAGALGLGTIAIMWGWERWRPQRLRFIPGALLGVAAMTAVSLWLALPVNRVQVPANLSEAIDWLRPDDLLKLADPTLLVAAFALAFIASAETLLSAAAVDRMHSGQRSDFDRELSAQGIGNMLCGVFGALPMTGVIVRSSANVQAGAQTRASAILHGLWLLAFVVVLSSVLQQIPVASLAGVLVYTGVKLVDFKAFRNLGRYGRMPMFTYAATALAIIFTDLLTGVLLGFALTLLKLALKAARLKINLVALAKPGHMELRLSGAATFLKVPALTQVLDTVPQGTTLHVPLGNLSYIDHSCLELLEDWGRSGAAKGSRLVLEQRRLKRRVEGRLRTTAGVGV